In Thermodesulfobacteriota bacterium, the genomic window ATCGTCCCCTATGTGGAAGCCGTAGCCGGCGAGGAAGCCGGCCACGCCTGGGACGGTCCGGGGGTCAAGCATGAAGAGCGCGCTTCCTCCCCCTTGCACGTAGGCGGTAATGGCGGTAAGCTCGTCCGGGAGCAGCTCCTTCTTGGGACCGCTTACAACGAGCACGGCCGCGTCCTCCGGCACCCCGCCGGCCTCGATAATGAGGAGCTCCTCGACCTCGAACCGCTCCTTTCCGAGGGACTCGCTTATGGCCTTGTAGCCCTCCTTCCTGTCGTTCAGGATACTGTTCTCGCCGTGCCCCTTCAAGAAGTATATCTTCTTCGTCTCGTCCTTTGTCACCTTGAGGATCGCGTTGGTAATCCTCTCCTCGCTCTCCACGCCTATCGCCTCGCGATTGGCGCCGCTCATCATAAGCGTCGTCCTGTAGGAGGTGACGCCGTACTTATCCGCGGTGCCGGGCTTCTTGTCCGGGTCCACGAACCAGTAGCTGAACCGCGAAGAGCGCGAGGCGTATATCTCGAGCAGGTCCTCCATCTCCTGGCGGGTCCTCTCGTCCGAGCGGTAGAAAGCCACGGCCTCGACGTCCCTTTCGAGCCCCTTGAGTATCTTGAGCGTCTGGTCGGAAAGGGTGTACCTGCCGCTTTTGGTGAGGTCCCACTGGGCCTTGTACTTGACCGACATCAGGGCGGTCATCGTGAGTATGGAGGCGAAGATGCCGACCATGACGACCATGTTGAAGCCGTACCTGGCCGACCTGCCTGAGATGACATCCTTTATCTCCGGGAAGTAGACGTAGAAGAAGAAGAGCGCCAGCAGGAGGCCGGACCAGATGAGCACGGCCACGGGGGTCGTCATCTCGCCGATGACCGCGTAGCTTACCCCGCCCACGGCCATAAGGAGCAGCCCCAGGAGACCTATAAACGGCAGTATGCGTCCCTTCACTTATGCCTCCTCATAGAACGCCTTTCCCGGCAACCGATATCCATCTTCAACCCCTCCACCTCTTGGACTCGAGTATCCTGAGCGTCAGGAAGAGAAAGAGGAAGATGAAGAGCCCGTAATATATTATGTCCTCGGTGTCCACGACCCCCTTGGCGAAGGCCTCGAGGTGGTGCGTCATCGTGACGTACTCTATGAACTTCCCGAGCCATGGCCCTGCGAACGGGGCCGAGAGGTTCAACATCCAGAAGAGGAACAGCACGCCGAACGATACGGTGGCGGCTATAATCTGGTTTTCGGTAAGGGACGAGGCGAAAAGCCCGAGCGATATGAAGGCGGCCCCGAGCAGCACCATGCCCATGTAGCCGCTTACTATGGGCCCTATCTCGGGCTCGCCGAAGGCTATGATGAGTACCGGAAAGATCAGTGACAACCCGAGCATGGTAAGGAGCACACCCATGCAGGCCAGGAACTTCCCGGCGACCACTTCCGCATCCGAGATGGGGTAGCTCAAGAGGAGCTCTATGGTGCCGCTTTTTTTCTCCTCGGCAAAGAGGCGCATCGTAAGGAGCGGCATCATTATCAGCATTATCATGCTTATAATCCCAAAGAGCGGTCTTACGACGCTCTCGGTGACGTTCAAGAGGTTCTGCTGCCTGGCTATGGACGGGTCCATCTGGGCCTGGAAGCTGATGGTGGAAAAGTAGGCGAAGATACCGTAGAAGAGATAGCCCGATATGAGAAGGAACATGGCTATGACCACGTAAGCCACCGGCGATGAGAAGTAGCTCTTGGTCTCTTTTTTGAATATAAGGTAGATGTTCCTCATTGTATATAATGCCGTGATGCGTGTGCGTGATGCGTTATCCGCAAAGAATTTCCTTATACGGACACGGAAGACGGACCACGGTCAACGGACTTTTTTACTCTTTTGTGACCAACTTTACGAATATATCCTCAAGACTCATCTCAACGGGCTTCATCTCAATGAGCCCCCAGCCTCCGTTTACCACCCGGGCGGCTATCTCGCGCCTTACGTCCTTGTCCTTCTCGAGCAAAACAGCGTACTCCCTCACCGGGTCGCCTTCCTGCCCCTCGGCGGCCTCGACCGACTCGACCCCGTTTATTCCCTTGACGGCCTTCCCGACTTCGGCGGCAGGGCCGTCCACCTTTAAGACCATCCTGGCGGCGCTGTCGATGCCCCGGGTGAGGTTCCCGGGCGTGTCTTCGGCTATGACCCTGCCCTCGTTTATTATGACCACCCTCTGGCAGACCATGCTCACCTCCGGCAGTATATGGGTGGAGAGGATAACGGTCCTCCTGCCGCCCAGATCCTTTATGAGCTGCCTTATCCCTATAATCTGCTTGGGGTCGAGCCCTATGGTAGGCTCGTCGAGTATGAGCACCTCGGGGTCGTTCACGAGCGCCTGAGCGAGCCCCACCCTCTGGCGGTAACCCTTGCTCATCTCGCCGATAATCTTCTTTCTCATATGGGTTATGGCGCACTCGTCCATCACCCGATCGACCCTCTTCTTCACCTCTCCGGCGGGGACGCCCTTCACCGCGGCCGTAAAGGTGAGGTACTCCTCGGCGACCATGTCCCTGTAGAGCGGGACGCTCTCCGGGAGATAGCCGAGCCTCTTCCTGACCTCTCTGGACTGCTCGAAGACGTCAAAGCCGGC contains:
- a CDS encoding Gldg family protein, whose amino-acid sequence is MKGRILPFIGLLGLLLMAVGGVSYAVIGEMTTPVAVLIWSGLLLALFFFYVYFPEIKDVISGRSARYGFNMVVMVGIFASILTMTALMSVKYKAQWDLTKSGRYTLSDQTLKILKGLERDVEAVAFYRSDERTRQEMEDLLEIYASRSSRFSYWFVDPDKKPGTADKYGVTSYRTTLMMSGANREAIGVESEERITNAILKVTKDETKKIYFLKGHGENSILNDRKEGYKAISESLGKERFEVEELLIIEAGGVPEDAAVLVVSGPKKELLPDELTAITAYVQGGGSALFMLDPRTVPGVAGFLAGYGFHIGDDIIIDTLSQVFGANYLVPVVTTYEKDHPITEEFDLMTFFPLARSVSVQVTPEAGIYTLMSSGDSSWGETDRESLEEGKAEYTEGTDRPGPVPLAAVITVEALKEGDAENEGKRMKYGKIVVFGDSDFVSNTHINLAGNRDLFLNTVSWLAEEADLIAIRKKTTGMTPVILTSTQGRLILWFGVVIPPTLVAVVGFAVFMRRRLGKTS
- a CDS encoding ABC transporter permease — encoded protein: MRNIYLIFKKETKSYFSSPVAYVVIAMFLLISGYLFYGIFAYFSTISFQAQMDPSIARQQNLLNVTESVVRPLFGIISMIMLIMMPLLTMRLFAEEKKSGTIELLLSYPISDAEVVAGKFLACMGVLLTMLGLSLIFPVLIIAFGEPEIGPIVSGYMGMVLLGAAFISLGLFASSLTENQIIAATVSFGVLFLFWMLNLSAPFAGPWLGKFIEYVTMTHHLEAFAKGVVDTEDIIYYGLFIFLFLFLTLRILESKRWRG
- a CDS encoding ATP-binding cassette domain-containing protein, producing MKGVSFRVEKGEVLGFLGPNGAGKTTTMRILTCFFPPTGGSARVAGFDVFEQSREVRKRLGYLPESVPLYRDMVAEEYLTFTAAVKGVPAGEVKKRVDRVMDECAITHMRKKIIGEMSKGYRQRVGLAQALVNDPEVLILDEPTIGLDPKQIIGIRQLIKDLGGRRTVILSTHILPEVSMVCQRVVIINEGRVIAEDTPGNLTRGIDSAARMVLKVDGPAAEVGKAVKGINGVESVEAAEGQEGDPVREYAVLLEKDKDVRREIAARVVNGGWGLIEMKPVEMSLEDIFVKLVTKE